In a genomic window of Saccharomyces kudriavzevii IFO 1802 strain IFO1802 genome assembly, chromosome: 2:
- the SKDI02G1230 gene encoding uncharacterized protein (similar to Saccharomyces cerevisiae YDL012C and YBR016W; ancestral locus Anc_3.187), with protein MIITAEPPAKRVSTPVLPTHHLRPLSRIKRRSVDTHLNNSSSSSSSSTTRGSNILDTTTSKVTTNRAIISKVTISKVTISRDTTNKTINNPSTSSNSPLRRVMKAVLLRVWLRYAYVVPWICYSKGKNAKKHKNWQKNNISLSVLFGPPLPFFLLFNNFFFFFFFFLLQRG; from the coding sequence ATGATTATTACGGCGGAGCCGCCGGCGAAAAGAGTCAGTACTCCCGTCCTTCCAACCCACCACCTTCGTCCGCTCAGCAGGATAAAACGCAGGAGCGTGGATACGCACctcaacaacagcagcagcagcagcagcagcagtaCTACCAGGGGCAGCAACATCCTGGATACTACAACCAGCAAGGTTACAACCAACAGGGCTATAATCAGCAAGGTTACAATCAGCAAGGTTACAATCAGCAGGGATACAACCAACAAAACCATCAACAACCCGTCTACGTCCAGCAACAGCCCCCTCAGAAGGGTAATGAAGGCTGTATTACTGCGTGTCTGGCTGCGTTATGCATATGTTGTACCATGGATATGCTATTCTAAGGGAAAAAACgcaaaaaaacataaaaattggcaaaagaataatatcTCTCTCTCTGTTCTTTTTGGCCCTCCTTtgcctttctttcttctcttcaataattttttcttttttttttttttttttcttttgcaaagaggctaa
- the KAP104 gene encoding Kap104p (similar to Saccharomyces cerevisiae KAP104 (YBR017C); ancestral locus Anc_3.181) has protein sequence MASTWKPAENSVLQLATLLQNCMSSNPEIRNNAMEAMENFQLQPEFFNYLCYILIEGESDELLKQHYSLQDLQNNRATAGMLLKNSMLGENNLVKNNSHDIEYVKSSVIHGLYNSNNNLVSNVTGIVITTLFSTYYRQHREDPTGIQMLYQLLELISNGNEPAIKALSKIMEDSAQFFQLEWSGNTKPMETLLDNFFKFISNPNLSPVIRSESIKCINTVIPLQTQVFIVRLDKFLEIIFQLAQNDENDLVRAQICICFSFLLEFRPDKLVSHLDGIVQFMLHLIANVSEEKVAIEACEFLHAFATSPNIPEHILQPYVKDIVPILLSKMVYNEESIILLEASNDDDAFLEDKDEDIRPIAPRIVKKKEAGDDDDNEDDEDEDEDGDVDTQWNLRKCSAATLDVMTNILPHQVMDIAFPFLREHLGSDRWFIREATILALGAMAEGGMKYFNDGLPALIPFLVEQLNDKWAPVRKMTCWTLSRFSPWILRDHTEFLMPVLEPIINALLDKKKDVQEAAISSVAVFIENADSELVETLFYSQLLTSFDKCLKYYKKKNLIILYDAIGRFAEKCELDDTAMQIILQPLIEKWALLSDSDKELWPLLECLSCVASSLGERFMPMAPEVYNRAFRILCHCVELEAKSHQEPTIVVPEKDFIITSLDLIDGLVQGLGARSQDLLFPQGTKDLTILKIMLECLQDSVHEVRQSCFALLGDIVYFFDSKLVIGNLEDFLKLIGTEIMHNDDSDGAPAVINAVWALGLISERIDLNTYIIDMSRIVLDLFTTNTQIVDSSMMENLSVTIGKMGLTHPEVFSSGAFANESNWNKWCLSVNALADVEEKSSAYMGFLRIINVTSAGIAMSNDTIQKVVSGLSNNVEANVFAQDIYTFLMNHSAQISTINFTPDEISFLQQFTE, from the coding sequence ATGGCATCTACGTGGAAACCTGCCGAAAATTCTGTGTTGCAATTAGCAACACTCTTACAGAATTGTATGTCATCAAATCCGGAAATCCGTAATAATGCGATGGAAGCTATGGAAAATTTCCAATTACAAccagaatttttcaattatctATGCTATATCCTAATTGAAGGTGAATCCGATGAGCTGTTGAAACAACACTATTCTCTACAAGATCTTCAGAATAATAGAGCTACCGCCGGTATGCTGTTAAAGAATTCGATGCTAGGGGAGAACAATTTAGTTAAGAACAATAGCCATGATATAGAGTACGTTAAATCGAGCGTTATCCATGGCCTATATAACTCCAACAATAATCTAGTTTCTAATGTGACAGGTATAGTCATAACTACTCTGTTTTCCACTTACTATAGACAACACAGGGAGGATCCAACCGGTATCCAAATGCTTTATCAATTGCTAGAGCTAATCTCAAATGGAAATGAGCCGGCTATCAAAGCTTTATCCAAAATAATGGAGGACAGTGcgcaattttttcaattggaaTGGTCAGGAAATACCAAACCGATGGAAACTTTATTAgacaatttcttcaagttcatttcaaatccaaatttgTCACCCGTGATTCGTTCAGAATCAATCAAATGTATAAATACAGTGATTCCATTACAAACACAAGTTTTTATTGTAAGACTAGATAAGTTTTTAGAGATCATCTTTCAGCTGGCGCAAAATGACGAAAACGATCTTGTTAGGGCACAAATTTGCATTTGTTTTAGTTTTCTCCTAGAATTTAGACCGGATAAACTGGTATCCCACTTAGATGGTATTGTGCAGTTCATGTTGCACCTGATCGCCAATGtaagtgaagaaaaagtggCCATCGAAGCCTGTGAATTTTTACACGCCTTTGCAACGAGCCCAAATATTCCTGAACACATCTTACAACCGTATGTTAAGGATATCGTACCAATACTGTTGTCGAAGATGGTTTATAACGAAGAGTCTATTATTCTCCTGGAAGCTtctaatgatgatgatgcaTTTCTGGAGgataaagatgaagacaTCAGGCCTATTGCCCCTCGTATtgtgaaaaagaaggaggCAGGGGATGAcgatgataatgaagacgatgaggatgaagatgaagatggcGATGTTGACACTCAATGgaatttgagaaaatgTTCAGCGGCTACATTAGATGTGATGACAAATATTTTACCTCACCAAGTGATGGATATTGCATTCCCTTTTTTAAGAGAGCATTTGGGTTCTGATAGATGGTTTATCAGAGAGGCCACCATATTAGCATTGGGGGCGATGGCAGAAGGTGGTATGAAATACTTCAACGATGGACTACCTGCATTAATACCATTTTTAGTGGAACAGTTGAACGATAAATGGGCACCCGTGAGGAAAATGACATGTTGGACGCTAAGTAGGTTTTCGCCATGGATATTGCGTGATCATACTGAATTTTTAATGCCAGTGCTAGAACCCATAATAAACGCCTTACTggataagaaaaaagatgttCAAGAGGCAGCTATCAGTAGTGTGGCCGTATTTATCGAGAATGCCGATTCCGAATTGGTAGAAACCTTATTTTACAGTCAATTATTGACGAGTTTTGACAAGTGTTTGAAATattacaagaaaaagaacctAATTATACTTTACGACGCCATTGGCCGGTTTGCTGAAAAATGTGAATTGGATGACACGGCAATGCAAATAATATTGCAACCTCTGATTGAGAAATGGGCCTTATTGTCGGATAGCGATAAGGAGCTGTGGCCACTTTTAGAGTGTCTTTCATGTGTGGCGTCATCTTTGGGAGAGAGATTCATGCCCATGGCACCTGAAGTATACAACAGGGCCTTTAGAATTTTATGTCATTGTGTGGAGTTGGAGGCCAAATCTCATCAAGAACCGACAATAGTGGTGCCTGAGAAGGACTTCATAATCACGTCATTGGATCTGATTGATGGGTTAGTGCAAGGCCTCGGTGCTCGTTCGCAAGATTTGCTGTTCCCCCAAGGGACGAAGGATTTAACGATTCTAAAAATCATGTTGGAGTGTCTACAGGATTCAGTTCATGAAGTAAGACAAAGCTGCTTTGCTCTGTTGGGAGACATTGTATATTTCTTCGATTCGAAATTGGTAATTGGTAATCTGgaagatttcttgaaactGATTGGTACGGAGATAATGCACAACGACGACAGTGACGGGGCACCTGCAGTGATAAATGCTGTATGGGCTCTCGGGTTGATAAGCGAACGCATAGATTTGAATACCTATATCATTGATATGTCTAGAATCGTTCTGGACCTATTCACCACCAACACTCAGATCGTGGACAGTTCGATGATGGAAAACTTGTCCGTGACCATCGGGAAAATGGGGCTAACACACCCTGAGGTGTTCAGTTCCGGCGCGTTCGCCAACGAGTCCAACTGGAATAAATGGTGCCTGTCCGTGAACGCGCTGGCTGATGTGGAGGAAAAGAGTAGCGCATACATGGGGTTCCTGCGGATCATCAACGTGACCAGCGCGGGAATCGCGATGAGTAACGACACTATCCAGAAAGTTGTCTCAGGATTGTCGAACAACGTCGAGGCCAATGTGTTTGCGCAGGATATCTACACCTTTCTCATGAACCATTCGGCCCAAATCTCCACCATCAATTTCACGCCTGACGAGATTTCATTCCTACAGCAGTTTACCGAATAA
- the FUR4 gene encoding uracil permease (similar to Saccharomyces cerevisiae FUR4 (YBR021W); ancestral locus Anc_3.221) produces MPDDLSLRLGGSSKRLHSRKFGDASNEDFAPNNVDLEKEYKASQSNVTTEVYEASSFEEKASSEKPQYSSFWKKFYYEYVIVDKSILGVSILDSFMYNQDLKPVEKERRVWSWYNYCYFWLAECFNINTWQIAATGLQLGLNWWQCWITIWIGYGFVGAFVVLASRVGSAYHLSFPISSRASFGIFFSLWPIINRVVMAIVWYSVQAYIAATPVSLMLKSIFGKNLQDRIPNHFASPNATTYEFMCFFIFWVASLPFLLVPPHKIRHLFTVKAVLVPFGSFGFLIWAIRKAHGRIALGSLTDVQPRGSAFSWAFLRSLMGCMANFSTMVINAPDFSRFSKNPNSALWSQLVCIPLLFSITCLIGILVTAAGYEIYGVNYWSPLDVLEQFLQTAYNKGTRAGVFLISFVFAVAQLGTNISANSLSCGTDMSAIFPKFINIRRGSLFCAAMALCICPWNLMATSSKFTMALSAYAIFLSSIAGVVCSDYFVVRRGYIKLTHIYSHQKGSFYMYGNRFGINWRALAAYLCGVAPCLPGFIAEVGAPAITVSDGAMKLYYLSYWVGYGLSFSSYTALCYFFPVPGCPVNNIIKDKGWFQRWIDVEDFEEDWRETIERDNLDDDSISIYEHEDEKTFI; encoded by the coding sequence ATGCCTGACGACCTATCATTACGCTTGGGCGGCTCTTCGAAAAGATTACATTCTCGCAAATTTGGGGATGCTTCCAATGAGGATTTTGCACCAAATAATGtggatttggaaaaagagTACAAGGCATCTCAGAGTAATGTAACAACGGAAGTTTATGAAGCATCGagctttgaagaaaaagcaagcTCAGAAAAACCACAATATAGCTCgttttggaagaaattctATTATGAGTATGTGATCGTTGACAAATCAATTTTGGGAGTCTCTATTCTGGATTCATTTATGTACAACCAGGACTTAAAACccgttgaaaaagaaaggcgGGTTTGGTCTTGGTACAATTACTGTTACTTTTGGCTTGCGGAATGTTTCAACATCAATACTTGGCAAATTGCTGCTACCGGTTTACAACTAGGTTTAAATTGGTGGCAGTGTTGGATAACAATTTGGATTGGTTATGGATTTGTTGGTGCTTTCGTTGTTTTGGCTTCTAGAGTTGGTTCTGCGTACCATTTATCCTTCCCTATATCATCTAGGGCATCTTTcggaatttttttctctctatGGCCTATTATCAACAGAGTCGTCATGGCGATTGTGTGGTATAGTGTCCAAGCTTATATTGCGGCAACTCCGGTGTCGCTAATGCTAAAATCAATCTTTGGGAAAAACTTACAAGACAGAATCCCAAATCATTTTGCGTCACCAAATGCTACCACTTACGAATTCATgtgttttttcatcttttggGTCGCCAGTCTTCCATTTCTATTAGTACCACCTCATAAAATTAGACATTTGTTCACTGTAAAGGCAGTTTTGGTTCCATTCGGCTCTTTTGGGTTTTTGATCTGGGCTATCAGAAAAGCTCATGGACGTATCGCCCTAGGATCTCTAACCGACGTACAACCTCGTGGTTCTGCATTTTCGTGGGCTTTTTTGAGATCACTCATGGGTTGTATGGCCAACTTTTCCACAATGGTCATCAATGCCccagatttttcaagattttcaaagaatccTAACTCCGCTTTATGGTCTCAATTAGTATGCATTCCATTGTTGTTTTCTATTACTTGCCTGATTGGTATCTTAGTCACCGCAGCTGGTTACGAaatatacggtgttaacTATTGGTCACCATTGGATGTGCTAGAACAATTTCTACAAACTGCTTATAACAAAGGAACAAGAGCGGGAGTCTTTTTAATTTCCTTTGTCTTTGCGGTAGCTCAATTGGGTACTAACATTTCCGCGAATTCGTTATCATGCGGGACTGATATGTCTGCTATTTTTCccaaatttatcaatatcAGGCGTGGTTCTTTATTCTGTGCAGCTATGGCATTGTGCATTTGTCCGTGGAATTTGATGGCAACATCGAGTAAGTTTACAATGGCTTTGTCCGCATATGCCATCTTTTTATCCAGTATTGCCGGTGTTGTTTGCTCAGATTACTTCGTTGTTAGAAGAGGTTATATCAAGTTAACACACATTTACTCACACCAAAAGGGCTCTTTCTATATGTATGGAAATAGATTTGGTATTAATTGGAGGGCCTTGGCTGCGTATTTATGTGGTGTGGCTCCATGTCTGCCTGGTTTCATCGCTGAAGTGGGCGCTCCAGCTATAACCGTGTCTGATGGCGCTATGAAATTATACTACCTAAGTTACTGGGTGGGATACGGCTTGAGTTTTTCGTCTTACACCGCTTTGTGTTACTTCTTCCCTGTACCGGGATGTCCAGTCAACAACATTATAAAGGACAAGGGTTGGTTTCAAAGATGGATCGATGTTGAAgactttgaagaagattggAGAGAAACGATAGAGAGAGATAACTTGGACGATGACAGCATTAGTATATACGAGCACGAAGACGAAAAAACATTCATTTAA
- the POA1 gene encoding ADP-ribose 1''-phosphate phosphatase (similar to Saccharomyces cerevisiae POA1 (YBR022W); ancestral locus Anc_3.222): MSNITYVKGNILRATTYPRILIHSCNCDGQWGGGIAYQLALRYPKAENDYVELCEKYGSALLGKCTLLPSYENSDLLICCLFTSSSGGSSHGGKQSILDYTGLSLDKLRAFRAAGGKTKTNNDIINAYVGDNIKHQLGEYKLEMPQINSGIFGVPWKETECVLEKFNGDMNFTVYQL; encoded by the coding sequence ATGTCGAACATTACTTATGTCAAAGGTAACATCTTAAGAGCAACGACATATCCCCGGATTCTGATTCATTCTTGCAATTGTGATGGCCAATGGGGCGGTGGGATCGCTTATCAACTTGCTTTGCGTTATCCAAAGGCAGAAAATGATTACGTTGAACTATGTGAAAAGTATGGTTCTGCTTTATTAGGCAAATGCACATTACTTCCCAGTTATGAAAACTCTGATCTATTGATTTGTTGCCTATTCACATCATCATCTGGCGGCTCAAGCCATGGAGGAAAGCAAAGCATTTTGGACTATACAGGACTGTCTTTAGATAAATTGAGGGCTTTCAGGGCTGCAGGAGGCAAAACTAAAACTAACAATGACATAATTAACGCATATGTCGGCGATAATATCAAACATCAATTAGGAGAATACAAGCTGGAAATGCCGCAGATTAATAGTGGCATATTTGGGGTCCCTTGGAAAGAAACGGAGTGCGTACTGGAAAAGTTCAACGGTGATATGAATTTTACTGTATACCAACTCTAA
- the CHS3 gene encoding chitin synthase CHS3 (similar to Saccharomyces cerevisiae CHS3 (YBR023C); ancestral locus Anc_3.223), which yields MTDLNGDDPDDYYLNLNQDEESLLKSRHSVGSEAPHRQGSLVRPERSRLNNPDNPHFYYAQKTQEQMSHLDVLPSSTGVNPNATRRSGSLRSKRSVRSKASGRETDGYLLQDMNTTDKKDSVKTSDEDVVDGDFGKDDAEFDVDNFEEDSMQPVNKPIKPLKKEVDDTLSFWQMYCYFITFWAPAPILALCGMPKKERQMAWREKVALISVIVYIGAIVAFLTFGFTKTVCSSSKLRLKNNEVSTEFVVINGKAYELDTSSRSSGQDIEVDSDTLHGPWSDAGKDASFLFQNVNGNCHDLITPKINSSIPHDEYNNLAWYFPCKLKSQDGSSKPNFTVENYAGWNCHTSKDDRDAFYDLKAKADVYFTWDGIKNSSRNLIVYNGDVLDLDLLDWLAKDEVDYPVVFDDLRTSNLQGYDLSLVLSNGHERKIARCLSEIIKVGEVDSKTVGCIASDVVLYVSLVFILSVVIIKFIIACYFRWTVARKQGAYIVDNKTMDKHIKDIEDWSNNIQTKAPLKEVDPHLRPKKYLKKPLGHKRASTFDLLKKHSSKMLQLNESVIDLNTSLSNSLQSSGSYRGMTTMTTQNAWKLSNANKSAHSRNPSTLLPTSSMFWNKATSSPVPGTSLIQSLDSTIIHPDIVQQPPLDFMPYGFPLIHTICFVTCYSEDEEGLRTTLDSLSTTDYPNSHKLLMVVCDGLIKGSGNDKTTPDIALGMMDDFVAPPDEVKPYSYVAVASGSKRHNMAKIYAGFYKYDDSTVPPENQQRVPMITIVKCGTPAEQGAAKPGNRGKRDSQIILMSFLEKMTFDERMTQLEFQLLKSIWQITGLMADFYETVLMVDADTKVFPDALTHMVAEMVKDPLIMGLCGETKIANKAQSWVTAIQVFEYYISHHQAKAFESVFGSVTCLPGCFSMYRIKSPKGSGGYWVPVLANPDIVERYSDNVTNTLHKKNLLLLGEDRFLSSLMLKTFPKRKQVFVPKAACKTIAPDKFKVLLSQRRRWINSTVHNLFELVLIRDLCGTFCFSMQFVIGIELIGTMVLPLAICFTIYVIIFAIVSKPTPIITLVLLAIILGLPGLIVVVTATRWSYLWWMFVYICALPIWNFVLPSYAYWKFDDFSWGDTRTIAGGNKKAQDENEGEFDHSKIKMRTWREFEREEILSRKEETGSLIA from the coding sequence ATGACCGACTTGAATGGAGATGATCCTGATGACTACTACTTAAACCTTAATCAAGACGAAGAGTCACTGCTCAAATCAAGACATAGTGTTGGCTCAGAAGCACCCCACAGACAAGGCTCTCTAGTGCGGCCCGAAAGAAGTCGACTGAACAATCCTGACAATCcacatttttattatgCGCAAAAGACGCAGGAGCAGATGAGTCATCTGGACGTTTTGCCATCGAGCACCGGTGTCAACCCAAATGCGACCCGTCGAAGCGGCTCACTGCGCTCGAAAAGATCAGTGAGAAGCAAAGCCAGCGGCCGCGAAACGGATGGCTATCTTTTACAAGATATGAACACTACCGACAAGAAGGATTCTGTTAAAACAAGCGATGAAGATGTTGTCGATGGCGACTTTGGTAAAGACGATGCTGAGTTTGATGTCGAtaactttgaagaagacTCCATGCAGCCTGTAAATAAGCCTATCAAGCcactaaaaaaagaggtGGACGACACACTGTCATTTTGGCAGATGTACTGTTATTTTATTACATTTTGGGCACCCGCTCCTATCCTTGCATTGTGCGGGATGCCTAAGAAGGAAAGGCAAATGGCGTGGAGAGAAAAAGTCGCCTTAATCTCTGTCATCGTGTATATTGGTGCAATTGTTGCTTTTTTGACTTTTGGTTTCACCAAAACTGTTTGTAGCAGTTCCAAACTACGTCTGAAAAACAACGAAGTATCAACAGAATTTGTTGTGATTAATGGTAAGGCTTACGAACTGGATACTTCTTCACGTTCCAGCGGACAGGACATTGAAGTGGACTCTGACACCCTTCATGGCCCCTGGTCCGATGCTGGCAAGGACGCTTCATTCTTGTTCCAAAACGTGAATGGTAACTGTCATGATCTCATAACCCCAAAAATCAACTCTTCCATTCCTCATGATGAATATAACAATTTGGCATGGTATTTCCCATGTAAGCTAAAAAGTCAAGATGGTTCTTCAAAACCAAATTTTACTGTTGAAAATTACGCCGGTTGGAACTGTCATACCTCAAAAGACGATAGGGACGCCTTTTATGATTTAAAGGCGAAAGCAGACGTTTATTTCACTTGGGACGGTATAAAGAACTCCTCTAGGAATTTAATCGTCTACAATGGTGACGTCTTGGATTTAGACCTTCTCGATTGGTTAGCAAAAGATGAAGTCGATTATCCCGTTGTATTCGATGACTTAAGAACTTCAAATTTACAAGGCTATGATCTCTCATTAGTCTTATCAAATGGgcatgaaagaaaaattgcgAGATGTCTTAGTGAAATTATTAAAGTTGGTGAAGTAGACTCCAAAACCGTTGGTTGCATTGCATCGGACGTTGTTCTTTATGTCTCTCTagtttttattctttcagTGGTGATAATTAAGTTCATAATTGCCTGTTACTTCCGTTGGACGGTGGCCAGGAAACAAGGTGCCTATATTGTGGACAATAAAACAATGGACAAACATATAAAGGATATTGAAGATTGGTCTAATAATATTCAAACGAAGGCTCCTTTAAAGGAGGTAGATCCTCATTTGAGGCCGAAGAAATATTTAAAAAAGCCATTGGGTCATAAGCGTGCTTCTACTTTTGACTTACTGAAAAAACACAGCTCTAAAATGCTCCAATTGAATGAATCTGTGATAGATCTGAATACCTCCTTGAGTAATTCGTTACAGTCGTCTGGTTCGTACAGGGGAATGACAACAATGACCACTCAAAATGCTTGGAAACTCTCCAATGCAAATAAGAGCGCACATTCTCGTAATCCTTCCACACTATTACCGACTTCTTCCATGTTTTGGAATAAAGCGACTTCTTCTCCCGTACCAGGAACGTCATTAATCCAAAGTCTTGACTCTACAATTATACATCCGGATATTGTTCAACAGCCACCGTTGGATTTCATGCCATACGGGTTCCCATTGATTCATACTATCTGCTTCGTTACATGCTATTcggaagatgaagaaggtcTAAGAACAACTTTAGATTCTCTGTCTACCACAGATTATCCAAATTCCCATAAATTATTGATGGTTGTTTGTGACGGTCTGATTAAGGGTTCAGGTAACGATAAGACTACGCCAGATATAGCATTAGGAATGATGGACGACTTTGTCGCCCCACCAGATGAAGTGAAACCTTACTCCTATGTGGCTGTTGCTTCCGGTTCTAAGAGACACAATATGGCCAAAATTTATGCAGGTTTTTACAAATACGACGATTCTACTGTTCCACcagaaaatcaacaacGTGTTCCAATGATTACGATCGTGAAATGTGGTACTCCTGCAGAACAGGGAGCCGCTAAGCCTGGTAATAGGGGTAAACGTGATTCTCAGATAATCCTGATGTCCTTCttagaaaaaatgacatttgATGAGAGAATGACCCAATTGGAATTTCAGCTTTTAAAAAGTATTTGGCAGATTACAGGGCTAATGGCTGACTTTTACGAAACAGTGCTCATGGTGGATGCTGATACTAAAGTTTTTCCCGATGCCTTGACCCATATGGTTGCTGAAATGGTtaaagatccattaatcATGGGCCTTTGTGGTGAGACCAAGATCGCTAATAAGGCGCAATCCTGGGTGACTGCAATTCAGGTTTTCGAGTATTATATCTCGCATCATCAAGCTAAGGCTTTTGAATCTGTCTTTGGTTCAGTGACTTGTTTGCCTGGTTGTTTCTCAATGTATCGTATAAAATCTCCTAAAGGCTCAGGTGGTTATTGGGTACCTGTATTGGCGAACCCAGATATTGTTGAAAGATATTCTGATAATGTTACCAACACTTTGCACAAGAAGAATTTACTATTACTAGGTGAAGATAGATTTTTGTCATCCCTAATGCTGAAGACTTTCCCCAAGAGGAAGCAAGTGTTTGTTCCAAAAGCTGCATGTAAAACCATCGCCCCTGATAAATTCAAGGTCTTACTCTCTCAACGTCGTAGATGGATTAATTCTACGGTCCATAACCTTTTTGAATTGGTTTTAATCAGAGATTTATGTGGTACTTTCTGTTTTTCCATGCAATTTGTGATCGGTATCGAACTGATTGGTACTATGGTGCTACCTTTAGCCATTTGCTTTACCATTTATGTCATCATTTTTGCCATTGTCTCAAAGCCTACTCCTATTATCACTCTAGTTTTACTGGCAATTATTCTTGGTTTGCCGGGTTTGATAGTTGTTGTAACAGCTACAAGATGGTCTTACTTGTGGTGGATgtttgtatatatatgtgctTTGCCTATTTGGAATTTTGTGCTACCTTCATATGCGTACTGgaaatttgatgacttcTCATGGGGTGATACAAGAACTATTGCGGGTGGGAACAAGAAGGCacaagatgaaaatgaaggtgAATTCGATCACTCGAAGATTAAAATGAGGACTTGGCGAGAATTTGAAAGGGAAGAAATTCTCAGTCGAAAGGAGGAAACTGGCTCCTTGATTGCATAG
- the SCO2 gene encoding putative thioredoxin peroxidase SCO2 (similar to Saccharomyces cerevisiae SCO2 (YBR024W) and SCO1 (YBR037C); ancestral locus Anc_3.225), translating to MLNRSGKYISSSLYRQTKSLIAGSFYHKSVCQRALSTGASLKNGSNAGIGSKKPLNRLQLGDEINESEPTRTSFFQFSRWKATLAVLLLSGGTYAYLSKKRRLLETEKEADANRAYSSMALGGPFNLIDFNGRSFTEEDLKGKFSILYFGFSHCPDICPEELDKLTYWISELDDKDHIKVQPLFISCDPARDKPGVLKEYLGEFHPAIVGLTGTYDEVKSVCKKYKVYFSTPRDVKPDQDYLVDHSIFFYLIDPEGQFIDALGRNYDEKSGLEKIREQIEAYVPKEERERRLKKWYSFIFK from the coding sequence ATGTTGAATCGTTCCGGGAAGTATATTAGTTCTTCCTTATACAGGCAAACAAAGTCCTTAATAGCAGGATCCTTCTACCATAAAAGCGTATGTCAAAGGGCGCTTTCAACGGGAgccagtttgaaaaatggtaGCAATGCAGGCATAGGCTCCAAAAAACCTTTGAATAGACTACAACTGGGTGATGAAATCAATGAATCAGAACCTACCAGAACgagttttttccaattttcCAGATGGAAGGCTACTCTAGCTGTGTTGCTTCTAAGTGGTGGGACATATGCCTAtctatcaaagaaaagacgCCTGCTGGAAACGGAAAAAGAGGCAGATGCTAATAGGGCTTACAGTTCAATGGCACTTGGGGGACCTTTCAACCTGATAGATTTTAATGGCCGGTCCTTCACCGAGGAGGATTTGAAGGGtaaattttccatcttATATTTTGGGTTTAGTCATTGTCCCGACATTTGTCCAGAAGAGCTAGACAAACTAACCTATTGGATCTCTGAATTAGACGACAAAGACCACATAAAGGTACAGCCATTGTTCATATCATGCGATCCAGCAAGGGATAAACCAGGCGTATTAAAGGAGTATTTAGGTGAGTTCCACCCGGCTATCGTTGGGTTAACTGGAACTTATGACGAAGTGAAGAGCGTATGTAAAAAATACAAGGTGTATTTTTCCACTCCACGTGATGTCAAGCCTGACCAAGATTACCTAGTGGACCATTCgatatttttctatttgaTCGACCCTGAAGGACAGTTTATCGATGCCTTAGGCAGGAACTACGATGAGAAGTCCGGTCTCGAGAAGATTCGTGAACAAATTGAAGCTTATGTTCCAAAGGAAGAACGAGAGCGGAggctgaaaaaatggtacTCTTTTATCTTTAAATGA